Within Thermodesulfobacteriota bacterium, the genomic segment GGCGTCGAAAGCCTGTGCTCACCCCGACCACCATGTTGTTCACGAGGGTGCGCGCCAATCCCCAGATCGCCCTGCCGCTGCGACCATCATCCCCGGTTTCCAGGCGCACGGCGCCATTGTCCAGAATCACCGAGACTCCGGCCGGCAGCCGCCGCGACAGGCTGCCTTTCGGCCCGGTGACGCTCACCTCC encodes:
- the rplF gene encoding 50S ribosomal protein L6, producing MSRIGKKTITLPKGVQVQAQGLEVSVTGPKGSLSRRLPAGVSVILDNGAVRLETGDDGRSGRAIWGLARTLVNNMVVGVSTGFRR